GGACGGAGAAGCGCGGGCTGCCGCCGGCGTGGACCGAGGCGGGGCGGCACGCGTTCGGCGGGAGCGCGCACGACGCCGAGGTGTGGCTGGAGGCGCGGGTGTTCGCCGAGCTGCGGGCGCTGCTCTCCGCCGCCGTGCCGAAGATGCACGCCGCCGTGGCGGCCATCGCCGACGACGCGTGCGCCATGGGACTGGCGCCGGACGCCCGCGGCGACGAGGACGTGGACGAGCTGGTGGTGGAGTACTTCAACACCTTCATCCGCCTGGCCGTCAGCCGCAAGGACGTGCGCTCGCTCTTCATCCTCTTCCACCGTTACCGCGACTACGCGGCGGGGATCAACGCCGATCGGCCCGAGCGGGCGCTGGAGATCGCCTTCTACTTCCAGTACTACGCGCGCGCGGCCTGCGACGCCGGGATGCCGTTCGCGGTGGAGACGGTGGCGCACGACCTGGCCGTGCTGGTGCGCCGCGCGTGGGAATCGGGCGCGCCCAACCGCGGCAAGCTGCTGGAGCGGATGCTGGCGTTCGGGCGCGAGGCCACCCCGCGGCCGCTGGCGGGGGTGAAGAAGGCGGAGGCGATCCTGGCCGCGTTCTTCCTTCTGCGGGGGGATGGAGATCAGGCCGCGCGCATCGCCGAGGGCTTCCGCGGGCTGGAGCGCGGCTTCGTGGACCGGCTGCGCGACGACATCGTGCACGTGCGCCGCGAGCGCTACTGGGAGGTGACGGACCGCCGCGTGAACCTCGATTACGTCCCTGACGATCAGCGCGCCAAGGTGGAGGAGTTCTTCGCGATGGTGACGGAGGCGGAGAGGACCGTGGAGGCGGCGCCGGCGGAGGTGGGGGATTGATGGCCCGCGGTTCGACGGATATCCCCACATCGATGGGTCGCGATGCGGATATCCCGAGAATGCGAGTGAACTCGCGGCTACAACCACACGCAGTCCGCCTTCGCGGACTTTATCGGCAGCTAGGCTATTTCGGTTCGGCGTGGGTGAAGGCGGCGAGGACCTTCTCTTCCGACAGCGGACGCAGGACGTTGTTCGCGGCGAAGTCCTCGGCCTGCGGATAGGCCGTCGCGCGGATGCGTGCGGCCGCGGCGGCGAGGTCGTACGGCGTGCGGCGGAGATCGACGGTGTCGCCGAGGAGCAGCCAGTACGCGCCGGGCTCGCCGAACGGCATCCCGACGCTGCCGGCGTTCACCACGCGCGTGCGGCCGGCGGTGCGGTCGAACTGCATGTGCGTGTGACCGCAGGTGACCAATGGCGTCTCCACCCCCTCGAACAGCGGCGCGAGGCGCTCGTCCGGTGTCAGCCGGGTGAAGATCTCCGTGTCGCTGCGCGGCGTGGCGTGGCAGAAGAGCACCTCGCCGATCCCCCCGATCTCCATCTCCAGCGTCGGCGGCCAGCCGGCGAGCAGGTCCTCGCGCCCCGCCAGCTCCCGCGCGGACC
The nucleotide sequence above comes from Longimicrobium sp.. Encoded proteins:
- a CDS encoding DUF2254 family protein, yielding MPRDTHLLVRSTLLIAAGIAVLLLVQTLADVGSIRGTLATAFSFNPDEARLLMTALNRSFNQLMAIILTAVAIAVPLTANTYSVKLLETFIDDRVNRAVLLAFVFGVCNNLWLHHVIGHGVVPRVQLAISLAMALLYPSLLVPYLYYVFRFLQPDTLLRRLSGELLAGVEAAAATPSRAAEVAENAPALVEHVGSIGIRSVDRMDRTTAVETVHTLRAIVERYRTEKRGLPPAWTEAGRHAFGGSAHDAEVWLEARVFAELRALLSAAVPKMHAAVAAIADDACAMGLAPDARGDEDVDELVVEYFNTFIRLAVSRKDVRSLFILFHRYRDYAAGINADRPERALEIAFYFQYYARAACDAGMPFAVETVAHDLAVLVRRAWESGAPNRGKLLERMLAFGREATPRPLAGVKKAEAILAAFFLLRGDGDQAARIAEGFRGLERGFVDRLRDDIVHVRRERYWEVTDRRVNLDYVPDDQRAKVEEFFAMVTEAERTVEAAPAEVGD
- a CDS encoding metallophosphoesterase family protein → MPVAALYDIHGNLPALEAVLGDVRRAGADLVVVGGDVVPGPMPRECMDVLLELDLPARFIRGNGDRSVLEVMRGMEPADVPEPFRDVIRWSARELAGREDLLAGWPPTLEMEIGGIGEVLFCHATPRSDTEIFTRLTPDERLAPLFEGVETPLVTCGHTHMQFDRTAGRTRVVNAGSVGMPFGEPGAYWLLLGDTVDLRRTPYDLAAAAARIRATAYPQAEDFAANNVLRPLSEEKVLAAFTHAEPK